From the genome of Prevotella herbatica, one region includes:
- a CDS encoding ABC transporter permease: MNVSFLGICIVILLLCIPAYIIFTYKLNLLNKFAMSVVKMFAYMVLTGVFLYYISLWNSVLINVLWMMLMAVIAAIISVSKARLSMNKLFFPSFVGALSVILVMGLAILFAVFSFKNMFDARYMIPVAGFLAGSMIESNSKSLETYYSGLKNHNAIYYYLLGNGATHGQAVNYFVKRALEKNMIPMLGKMAYILLGVTPMILWSMILSGTGVVDAVFMQILMLSAMLAAAPVSLLITLAVARAYSFDAYGQLKNMDKIA, translated from the coding sequence ATGAACGTATCTTTCCTTGGAATATGTATTGTGATATTATTACTTTGCATTCCGGCTTATATTATATTTACCTACAAGTTAAACCTGCTCAACAAGTTTGCGATGTCAGTAGTGAAGATGTTTGCATATATGGTATTAACCGGTGTTTTTCTATATTACATTTCCTTATGGAATAGCGTCCTCATCAACGTTCTCTGGATGATGCTTATGGCTGTTATTGCTGCCATTATTTCCGTCAGCAAGGCGCGACTAAGCATGAACAAATTGTTTTTTCCATCTTTCGTAGGAGCCTTGTCGGTGATTCTCGTGATGGGACTAGCCATCTTATTCGCCGTTTTCTCGTTTAAGAATATGTTCGATGCCCGATACATGATTCCTGTCGCTGGCTTTTTAGCTGGTTCTATGATAGAGAGTAATTCCAAGTCGCTTGAAACTTACTACTCAGGATTAAAGAATCATAATGCAATATATTATTATCTTTTAGGCAACGGAGCTACACACGGTCAGGCTGTAAACTATTTCGTGAAGCGTGCTTTAGAAAAGAACATGATTCCTATGTTGGGTAAGATGGCTTATATATTGTTAGGTGTTACCCCAATGATCTTGTGGAGTATGATATTGTCAGGAACAGGTGTTGTTGATGCCGTATTCATGCAGATACTGATGCTCTCGGCAATGCTTGCCGCAGCACCAGTATCATTGTTGATAACATTGGCTGTCGCTCGTGCTTATTCTTTCGATGCTTATGGCCAACTGAAGAATATGGATAAAATTGCTTGA
- a CDS encoding agmatine deiminase family protein, with amino-acid sequence MANNKNCINNFRLPAEWEPQSGIQLTWPHANTDWKPYLEDITKVFVNMAKVITNEELLAVVTPEIETVRKQLSKELTAAQLNNVIFYDIDSNDTWARDHAPLTLVADDKETCILDFKFNGWGDKFEWTKDNNITSQLNNVGAFNSGYECDTDFVLEGGSIESDGKGSIFATTFCLMAEHRNQPLTREEIEERLLKSLHAKRIVWLDYGQLIGDDTDGHIDTIVRLAPNDTIVYNGCDDERDEQYNNFNSLGEQLRQLKTLDGQPYNLLRLPMPDAIYDEGERLPATYANFVITNKSVICPTYSQPIKDNIAMEVLQRAFPNHNIVGIDASVVIKQHGSLHCLTMQYPEGTLKTKSL; translated from the coding sequence ATGGCAAACAATAAAAATTGCATTAACAATTTCAGACTTCCTGCAGAATGGGAACCTCAAAGCGGAATACAGCTTACATGGCCTCATGCCAACACTGACTGGAAACCATATCTTGAGGATATTACAAAAGTATTCGTAAATATGGCGAAAGTCATTACTAATGAAGAATTGCTTGCTGTGGTAACTCCGGAGATTGAAACTGTGAGAAAGCAACTTTCTAAAGAACTGACAGCAGCACAACTGAACAACGTAATATTTTATGATATAGACTCCAATGATACATGGGCACGTGATCATGCTCCGCTTACATTGGTTGCAGATGATAAAGAAACATGTATCCTTGACTTTAAATTTAACGGTTGGGGAGATAAGTTTGAATGGACTAAAGACAATAACATCACAAGTCAACTAAACAATGTAGGTGCTTTCAACTCAGGTTATGAATGTGATACAGATTTCGTGCTTGAAGGTGGAAGCATAGAAAGTGACGGCAAAGGCAGTATATTTGCAACGACATTCTGTTTGATGGCTGAACATCGCAATCAACCTCTTACACGTGAAGAAATAGAAGAGCGATTATTGAAGAGTCTGCACGCAAAAAGAATCGTTTGGCTTGATTACGGACAGTTGATAGGTGATGATACCGATGGACATATAGACACCATCGTGCGTCTGGCTCCAAACGATACAATTGTTTATAATGGATGTGACGACGAGCGTGATGAACAATATAATAATTTCAACTCACTTGGAGAACAACTTCGCCAGTTAAAGACATTAGATGGACAACCATACAACTTGTTACGTCTGCCAATGCCAGACGCAATATATGATGAAGGGGAACGATTGCCGGCTACTTATGCCAATTTCGTGATTACAAACAAGAGCGTAATATGCCCCACATACTCGCAACCGATAAAAGACAATATCGCTATGGAAGTATTGCAACGCGCATTTCCTAATCACAATATCGTGGGGATAGATGCTTCTGTCGTAATCAAGCAACATGGATCGCTACATTGTCTTACAATGCAATATCCAGAAGGAACACTGAAAACAAAGAGTTTATAA
- a CDS encoding ATP-binding cassette domain-containing protein: MLEIKNGILNGVEYPATLADINFSVNEGELFCIYGTQDDYVTALIRSMLGLQPLKSGFITIDGDVIDTSSAAYFRNMFSYVPHDLDMPWDKITDVLTSPFEKKNKITKKMLKAELDSFGIDAALLDSDYSKLQKHIAQLILIIVAVLSDRPYLIIDKLYSEIPANLLMPYLKDYATEKHSVVIVSDDEDVKRMCDKSLILDINV, encoded by the coding sequence ATGCTTGAAATAAAAAATGGAATATTAAATGGCGTGGAATACCCTGCTACATTGGCTGATATCAATTTTTCGGTTAATGAAGGTGAGCTGTTTTGCATTTATGGAACGCAAGATGATTATGTCACGGCTCTCATTCGCTCAATGCTTGGATTACAGCCCTTGAAATCAGGCTTTATCACTATCGACGGTGATGTTATTGACACATCTTCTGCTGCCTACTTCCGCAACATGTTTTCTTATGTTCCGCATGATTTGGATATGCCTTGGGATAAGATTACGGATGTACTGACATCTCCATTCGAGAAAAAGAATAAGATCACGAAGAAGATGCTGAAAGCAGAATTAGATAGTTTTGGCATTGATGCAGCGTTGCTTGACTCTGATTACAGTAAGCTTCAGAAGCATATCGCACAGCTAATTCTTATTATCGTGGCTGTATTGAGTGATAGACCTTATCTGATAATTGACAAACTATATAGCGAGATTCCAGCAAATCTCTTGATGCCTTATTTAAAGGACTATGCCACCGAAAAGCATTCTGTAGTCATCGTCAGTGATGATGAAGACGTAAAGAGAATGTGCGACAAATCGCTGATATTAGATATAAACGTATAA
- a CDS encoding MFS transporter has translation MKERNPWAWVPTLYFAEGLPYIAVTVLAIEIYMQLGLSDAEITFYTSWLYLPWVIKPFWSPFLDLCKTKRWWITTMQLLLGAAFAGVAFTIQADWWLQGSICFFWMLAFSSATHDVAADGFYMMGLDQHEQAFFVGIRSTFYRLSMIVGKGVLIMLAGVLQVMFRYQIKFSWSLIFYGLTGLFIAFYLYHNFILPHPKEDVNHEEKQDAKVIFHEFLMTFATFFKKKQIFTAIAFMLLFRLPEALLTPISQLFLQAQSSKGGLGLSPQEFGLVNGTVGVIGLLAGGIIGGMLVSKDGLKKWLWPMTFAITIPNVAYVYLAYVMPDSLIAINTCVFFENFGYGFGFSAYMLFMIYFSQGEHKTSHYALCTGFMALSMLIPGLFAGALAQFVGYRMFFVIVMLSCLLPFVVASFLKVDSEFGRREE, from the coding sequence ATGAAAGAAAGAAATCCTTGGGCCTGGGTGCCGACACTTTATTTTGCTGAAGGCTTGCCATATATCGCTGTAACGGTATTGGCAATCGAGATATATATGCAACTTGGACTTAGCGACGCAGAGATCACATTCTATACGTCGTGGCTTTACTTGCCATGGGTAATAAAACCATTCTGGAGTCCATTCCTTGATTTATGCAAAACTAAACGTTGGTGGATAACTACAATGCAGTTGCTTTTAGGAGCAGCCTTTGCTGGTGTGGCGTTTACGATTCAGGCAGACTGGTGGTTGCAGGGCAGTATTTGCTTCTTCTGGATGTTAGCATTTTCAAGCGCTACGCATGATGTTGCGGCAGACGGTTTCTATATGATGGGACTTGACCAGCACGAACAGGCATTCTTTGTAGGCATACGAAGCACATTCTATCGATTATCAATGATAGTTGGTAAGGGCGTACTTATCATGTTGGCAGGAGTGTTACAGGTGATGTTCCGCTATCAGATCAAGTTTTCTTGGAGTCTGATATTCTATGGACTCACAGGCTTGTTCATCGCTTTCTATCTATATCATAACTTTATATTGCCACATCCAAAGGAAGATGTAAACCATGAGGAAAAGCAAGATGCTAAAGTCATATTTCATGAATTCCTTATGACTTTCGCTACTTTCTTCAAGAAGAAACAGATATTTACCGCTATTGCGTTTATGTTGCTGTTCCGTCTTCCAGAGGCTCTTCTCACCCCTATTTCGCAGTTGTTCCTGCAAGCACAGTCTAGCAAGGGTGGTCTGGGATTATCACCACAGGAATTTGGTTTGGTTAATGGAACTGTAGGAGTAATAGGACTTCTAGCTGGTGGCATCATCGGCGGAATGCTTGTCAGCAAAGACGGACTGAAGAAATGGTTGTGGCCAATGACATTTGCTATCACGATTCCTAATGTAGCTTACGTATATCTTGCTTATGTGATGCCCGACAGCTTGATAGCAATTAATACATGTGTATTCTTTGAAAACTTCGGTTATGGATTCGGATTCAGCGCTTATATGCTGTTCATGATATATTTCAGTCAGGGAGAACATAAGACATCTCATTATGCACTTTGTACTGGATTCATGGCGCTTTCTATGTTGATTCCAGGACTCTTTGCTGGAGCGCTTGCACAGTTTGTTGGCTACAGAATGTTCTTTGTCATCGTGATGTTGAGCTGCTTGTTGCCATTCGTTGTGGCATCCTTCCTTAAAGTTGATTCTGAATTTGGACGTAGAGAAGAATAG
- a CDS encoding carbon-nitrogen hydrolase, protein MRELKIGIIQQHNIADTNDNMRRLSKNIESLAHEGAQLIVLQELHNSLYFCQVEDVNNFDLAESIPGPSTDFYGKLAKDNNVVIVTSLFEKRAPGLYHNTAVVIEKDGTIAGKYRKMHIPDDPAYYEKFYFTPGDLGFHPIQTSVGKLGVLVCWDQWYPEAARLMALSGAEILIYPTAIGYESSDAKEEQERQREAWITVMRGHAVANGLPVVAVNRVGYELDPSKQTNGIEFWGSSFVAGPQGEMLYRASNNEEGTQLLVIDMEHSEQVRRWWPFLRDRRIDEYNEITKRFID, encoded by the coding sequence ATGAGAGAACTTAAAATAGGCATTATACAACAGCACAATATTGCTGACACAAATGATAACATGCGCAGACTTTCTAAAAACATAGAGAGTCTTGCTCATGAAGGAGCACAACTTATTGTGCTTCAGGAACTTCATAATTCACTATACTTCTGTCAAGTTGAGGATGTCAATAACTTTGATTTAGCAGAATCTATACCGGGACCATCTACTGATTTCTATGGTAAATTGGCAAAAGATAACAATGTTGTCATCGTAACCTCTCTGTTTGAGAAACGTGCTCCTGGACTGTATCACAATACAGCCGTAGTAATAGAGAAAGACGGAACGATAGCAGGTAAATACCGTAAGATGCATATTCCGGATGACCCTGCTTATTACGAAAAGTTTTATTTCACTCCAGGTGATCTTGGCTTTCACCCAATACAAACAAGCGTTGGCAAATTAGGCGTATTGGTTTGTTGGGATCAATGGTATCCAGAAGCAGCTCGCCTAATGGCACTTAGCGGAGCAGAAATACTGATATATCCAACAGCGATAGGATATGAAAGCAGCGACGCCAAAGAGGAGCAGGAACGACAGCGAGAAGCGTGGATAACGGTTATGCGCGGACATGCTGTAGCAAATGGGCTGCCTGTAGTTGCAGTAAATCGTGTGGGATATGAGCTGGATCCAAGTAAACAGACAAACGGTATTGAGTTCTGGGGAAGCAGTTTTGTGGCTGGTCCACAAGGTGAGATGTTATACCGTGCAAGCAATAACGAAGAAGGCACCCAACTTCTTGTTATAGATATGGAACATAGTGAGCAGGTACGCCGTTGGTGGCCATTCTTACGTGACAGGAGAATTGATGAGTATAATGAAATAACAAAGAGGTTTATTGATTAA
- the rlmN gene encoding 23S rRNA (adenine(2503)-C(2))-methyltransferase RlmN: MNSLKRSLLGLTLTELKAVAKELGMPAFTGGQMAKWIYEHHVKSIDEMTNISKGNRIKLEEKYTIGCAEPTDAQHSKDGTIKYLFPTDNGKFVESVYIPDNDRATLCVSSQVGCKMNCMFCQTGKQGFEGNLDVKDILNQIYSLPESDKLTNIVFMGQGEPMDNLDNVLRATEILTADYGWAWSPKRITVSSVGVKNKLQRFIEESECHLAISLHTAIPEQRAELMPAQKGMGIEEIVELLKNYDFSHQRRLSFEYIVFGGVNDSTTHAREIVKLLKGLNCRINLIRFHKIPNIPLHSAEEKKMEEFRDYLTNHGLFTTIRASRGQDIFAACGLLSTSKKNGNTINEE; encoded by the coding sequence ATGAATTCTTTAAAGAGATCACTTCTAGGCTTGACCTTAACAGAACTTAAGGCTGTCGCGAAAGAACTTGGTATGCCTGCCTTTACTGGTGGGCAAATGGCAAAATGGATATATGAGCATCATGTAAAGTCTATTGACGAGATGACAAATATATCTAAAGGTAACCGTATAAAACTCGAAGAAAAATATACTATTGGATGTGCTGAACCTACTGATGCACAGCACTCTAAAGATGGAACTATAAAATATCTTTTTCCTACTGATAATGGAAAATTTGTTGAGTCAGTGTACATTCCTGATAATGACAGAGCTACATTATGCGTCTCGTCACAGGTAGGCTGCAAAATGAACTGTATGTTCTGTCAGACAGGTAAACAGGGATTTGAAGGCAATCTTGACGTAAAAGATATACTTAATCAGATTTATTCACTACCAGAGTCTGACAAACTCACAAATATTGTATTCATGGGACAAGGAGAGCCTATGGATAATCTTGATAACGTGCTGCGTGCTACCGAAATACTTACTGCTGATTATGGTTGGGCTTGGAGTCCAAAGAGAATCACAGTAAGCAGTGTTGGTGTGAAAAACAAGTTGCAGAGATTTATAGAGGAAAGCGAATGTCATTTGGCTATAAGTCTGCATACTGCTATTCCAGAACAACGTGCTGAATTGATGCCTGCCCAAAAGGGTATGGGTATTGAGGAAATAGTAGAACTTTTAAAGAACTACGATTTCAGTCATCAGCGCCGTTTATCTTTTGAGTATATCGTTTTTGGTGGTGTTAATGACTCAACAACTCACGCACGTGAAATTGTTAAGTTGCTGAAGGGACTTAACTGCCGTATAAACTTGATTAGATTCCACAAGATTCCAAACATCCCGTTGCATAGCGCAGAAGAGAAGAAAATGGAAGAATTCCGTGATTATCTCACTAACCATGGATTGTTTACAACAATACGTGCCAGTCGTGGCCAAGACATATTTGCCGCTTGTGG
- a CDS encoding Nif3-like dinuclear metal center hexameric protein: protein MKIKEVIGALEQFAPLPLQADFDNAGLQIGLTEVEVSGALLCLDVTPKIVDEAVACGCNLIVSHHPLIFHKLAHITDEDEVQLTIRKAIENHVTVVSMHTNMDSAQGGVNHKIAEKLGLHDLRFFGKQNTVDGVQGGDGVIGELNEPIAADDLIIMLKRNFDVECVMANELLRRPISKIAICGGAGSFMLDDAITAGADAFITGEMHYHEYFGRDQQIQIAVIGHYQSEQYTNEIFKSIIEDKCPGVECKLTKINTNPIIYL, encoded by the coding sequence ATGAAAATAAAGGAAGTAATTGGTGCCCTTGAACAATTCGCGCCTCTGCCTCTGCAAGCTGATTTTGATAATGCTGGCTTGCAGATTGGATTAACAGAAGTGGAAGTCTCAGGGGCTTTATTGTGTCTTGACGTGACCCCTAAAATCGTCGACGAAGCTGTTGCCTGTGGCTGCAATCTGATTGTTTCACATCATCCGCTGATATTCCATAAGTTGGCTCATATCACTGATGAAGATGAAGTTCAGCTAACTATACGCAAGGCTATCGAAAATCATGTCACAGTGGTGTCTATGCATACAAACATGGACAGTGCACAGGGAGGTGTGAATCATAAGATCGCCGAGAAACTGGGATTGCATGATTTGCGTTTCTTTGGTAAGCAGAATACTGTTGACGGTGTCCAGGGCGGTGATGGAGTTATCGGTGAACTGAATGAACCAATTGCTGCCGATGATCTGATAATAATGTTGAAACGAAACTTTGACGTGGAATGTGTCATGGCAAACGAGTTATTGAGACGTCCTATTTCAAAGATAGCAATATGTGGTGGTGCTGGCTCGTTTATGCTAGATGATGCAATAACTGCTGGTGCTGACGCCTTTATCACTGGAGAAATGCACTATCATGAGTATTTCGGCAGAGACCAACAGATACAGATTGCAGTGATTGGACATTATCAGAGTGAGCAGTATACAAACGAAATTTTCAAATCAATAATAGAGGATAAGTGTCCTGGTGTAGAGTGCAAACTCACAAAGATAAACACGAATCCAATAATTTATCTATAA
- a CDS encoding DUF4922 domain-containing protein encodes MRGKIDCFLPCEDIKNIDKTLSVLRQSKTVQHINLLVDSSFRLNNAPEDCALIAIDNIVSTKTILDIEENTDTDYVMLYLKTTPVSFGPFALDRMLHVAADTDAAMVYSDYYSVVDGKTEKHPVIDYQIGSVRDDFDFGSMLLVKADLLHEYANSISGNEKAYYKYAGLYDFRLFLSRKGDLFHINEFLYTELELDTRKSGEKQFDYVNPRNREVQIEMEKAVTAHLTAIGSLIDTNYYRKPDFNEQEFEFEASVIIPVFNREKTIADAVNSALEQKTSFKYNVIVVNNHSTDRTGEILDSLKNDKLIVIEPDRDDLGIGGCWNMAINDYRCGKFAVQLDSDDLYSSTSTLQLIIEAFHKQKAAMIIGAYRMCDFDLNTLPPGMIDHREWTEDNGCNNALRINGLGAPRAFFTPLVRQIQFPNTSYGEDYALGLAFSRRYRIGRIYDELYLCRRWGGNSDAALSIEKINANNLYKDRLRTMEIKARQQMLAGKTDIIVDSSLQRFFSRQLEVWNEVSTRYRDLHNVQLKQIGDMKVQFNPARIVSTGAKIDSKTLEKRPCFLCDSNRPKEQMAKSIDDKFALLVNPFPILPTHFTIPAKRHQLQSIKKNYGEIYKILSRFDDIIVFYNGPKCGASAPDHLHFQAGTSGIIPLQTEWQRLSRNMEKVVSLNDDEGIYILTDFVVPAIVIKSRNCENDSNLFRRVYNAMPLHEGDTEPMMNIISWISGDDHISVVIPREKHRPDCYSIEGYGQMLISPGALDMAGLLITPREEDFVKIDAQKASDILKECGASEQTMKVIKDNLNVRMAESKHVDYYPKQPDVAVGIVSGEKIKFKLNKPYLAKGEAVEGDQEVEFSEGGILWNGNQYSQLVFSPQSQEASFSLFDVTIGVNFHWERKETQTFLGSLKLVVEADKICAINELPVEKYLESVISSEMSATSSLELLKAHAVISRSWLLAQMRKRMELNEGGNNFFSFIKKDDELIRWYDREDHTIFDVCADDHCQRYQGITKETSKHVAEAIRQTKGQILASDGEICDARFSKCCGGETEEFQYCWENIKKPYLLAVRDDSSETSPDDLTVEANAVKWIRSNPESFCNTTDKKILSQVLQDYDLETADFYRWKVSFTQQEISALIEDKMKLGLGKIIDLIPLERGKSGRISKLKIVGENRTFTIGKELEIRRTLSESHLYSSAFVVDKYDTDENGVPQRIELIGAGWGHGVGLCQIGAAVMGEKGYDYNDILLHYYKGAEIEKLYK; translated from the coding sequence ATGAGAGGAAAAATAGATTGCTTCCTGCCTTGTGAAGACATAAAAAACATAGATAAAACGCTATCTGTGCTTAGGCAAAGCAAGACCGTACAACATATTAACTTATTGGTTGACAGTAGCTTCAGATTAAACAATGCTCCAGAAGATTGCGCTCTTATCGCAATCGACAATATCGTTTCAACAAAGACTATTTTGGATATTGAGGAGAATACGGATACTGATTATGTAATGCTATATCTAAAAACCACTCCTGTATCTTTCGGACCGTTTGCATTAGACCGAATGTTGCATGTAGCAGCTGATACAGATGCAGCTATGGTTTATAGCGATTATTATTCTGTTGTTGATGGAAAGACCGAGAAACATCCTGTTATTGATTATCAGATTGGTAGCGTGAGAGATGATTTTGATTTCGGTTCTATGCTACTCGTCAAAGCAGACTTATTACATGAATACGCAAACAGTATTTCAGGAAATGAGAAGGCTTACTACAAGTATGCCGGACTTTATGATTTCAGACTGTTTCTGAGTCGTAAAGGAGATCTGTTCCATATCAATGAATTCCTATATACCGAATTAGAACTTGATACACGAAAAAGCGGAGAGAAGCAATTTGATTACGTCAATCCGCGCAATCGTGAGGTACAGATTGAAATGGAAAAGGCTGTAACGGCACATCTTACGGCAATAGGCTCTTTAATTGATACTAATTATTACAGGAAACCCGATTTTAATGAACAGGAATTTGAATTCGAGGCTTCTGTGATTATTCCTGTATTCAACCGTGAAAAAACTATTGCAGATGCTGTAAATAGCGCTTTGGAACAGAAAACCAGTTTCAAGTATAACGTAATTGTTGTAAATAACCATAGCACTGACCGTACCGGAGAGATTCTTGATAGTTTGAAAAATGACAAACTTATAGTCATCGAACCTGACAGAGACGATCTAGGAATAGGTGGATGCTGGAATATGGCAATTAATGATTACAGATGCGGAAAGTTTGCTGTACAGTTGGATAGTGATGATTTATATTCGTCTACTAGCACATTACAGTTGATTATTGAAGCCTTCCACAAGCAGAAAGCTGCGATGATTATTGGTGCTTACCGCATGTGTGACTTTGATTTGAATACACTTCCTCCAGGAATGATTGACCACCGTGAATGGACAGAAGATAACGGATGCAACAATGCGTTAAGAATAAACGGACTAGGTGCACCTAGAGCATTTTTCACTCCTTTAGTAAGACAGATTCAGTTCCCTAACACCAGTTATGGTGAGGACTATGCACTTGGTTTGGCTTTCAGTCGCAGATATCGTATCGGAAGGATATATGATGAACTATATCTATGTCGCCGATGGGGAGGAAACAGTGATGCTGCATTGAGTATTGAAAAGATTAATGCAAACAATTTATATAAAGACCGTTTGCGCACGATGGAAATCAAGGCGCGACAGCAAATGCTTGCAGGAAAGACGGATATCATTGTCGACAGCAGTTTGCAGCGTTTCTTCAGTCGTCAGTTGGAAGTATGGAATGAAGTAAGTACCCGTTATCGCGATCTGCATAATGTACAGCTCAAGCAGATTGGTGACATGAAGGTTCAGTTCAACCCTGCTAGAATTGTAAGTACAGGAGCCAAGATTGATTCAAAGACCTTGGAAAAGCGACCATGCTTTCTTTGTGATTCCAATCGCCCTAAAGAGCAGATGGCTAAGAGCATTGACGATAAGTTCGCATTGCTAGTAAACCCATTCCCTATCCTGCCTACTCATTTCACTATACCTGCAAAGAGACATCAATTGCAGAGCATCAAGAAAAACTATGGTGAAATTTATAAGATATTATCTAGATTTGATGACATCATTGTGTTCTACAATGGTCCTAAATGTGGTGCAAGTGCACCTGACCATCTGCATTTTCAGGCAGGAACAAGCGGCATCATACCGTTGCAGACTGAATGGCAAAGATTGAGCCGAAATATGGAAAAAGTAGTTTCTCTCAATGATGATGAAGGCATATACATTCTGACTGATTTCGTTGTACCGGCAATTGTTATCAAAAGCCGCAACTGTGAAAACGACAGCAACCTGTTCAGACGTGTATATAATGCAATGCCATTGCATGAGGGAGACACTGAGCCAATGATGAATATCATCAGTTGGATAAGTGGCGACGATCATATATCTGTAGTCATACCAAGAGAAAAGCATCGTCCTGATTGCTATTCTATCGAAGGATATGGACAAATGCTTATCAGTCCAGGTGCACTTGATATGGCTGGCTTGCTCATCACTCCACGAGAAGAGGATTTCGTTAAGATTGATGCTCAAAAGGCTTCTGATATCTTGAAGGAATGCGGAGCAAGCGAACAAACGATGAAGGTTATCAAAGATAATCTCAACGTTAGGATGGCAGAAAGCAAGCATGTTGATTATTATCCAAAACAGCCTGACGTAGCAGTAGGAATCGTTAGCGGAGAAAAGATAAAGTTCAAACTCAACAAACCTTATCTGGCTAAGGGTGAAGCTGTAGAGGGCGATCAGGAAGTAGAATTCTCTGAAGGGGGAATCCTATGGAATGGCAATCAATACAGTCAACTGGTTTTCAGTCCACAAAGTCAGGAAGCGTCTTTCTCACTTTTTGATGTTACAATAGGTGTAAACTTCCATTGGGAGCGCAAGGAAACACAGACATTCCTTGGTTCGCTGAAACTCGTTGTAGAAGCAGATAAGATATGCGCTATCAATGAATTGCCTGTAGAAAAGTATTTGGAGAGCGTTATTTCAAGTGAAATGAGTGCTACTTCAAGTCTTGAATTACTAAAGGCTCATGCTGTTATTTCCCGTAGTTGGCTTTTAGCTCAGATGAGAAAACGTATGGAACTTAACGAAGGCGGAAACAACTTCTTCTCTTTCATCAAGAAGGATGATGAACTTATCCGTTGGTATGACCGTGAAGACCATACTATATTCGATGTATGTGCTGATGACCATTGCCAGCGTTATCAAGGTATAACGAAGGAAACAAGTAAGCATGTTGCCGAAGCTATACGCCAGACTAAGGGACAGATTCTTGCCAGCGACGGAGAGATTTGCGATGCCCGCTTTTCTAAATGCTGTGGTGGAGAGACTGAAGAGTTTCAGTATTGCTGGGAAAATATAAAGAAACCTTATCTGTTAGCCGTTAGAGACGATAGTTCTGAAACTTCTCCTGATGATTTGACCGTAGAGGCAAATGCTGTGAAATGGATACGTTCTAATCCTGAAAGTTTCTGTAACACCACCGACAAAAAAATCTTGTCACAGGTGCTTCAAGACTATGATTTGGAGACGGCAGACTTCTATCGTTGGAAAGTTAGCTTCACGCAGCAAGAAATATCTGCACTTATCGAGGACAAGATGAAACTAGGATTGGGCAAGATTATTGATCTTATTCCTTTGGAACGTGGCAAAAGCGGACGTATATCTAAGTTGAAAATTGTTGGTGAAAACAGAACTTTCACTATCGGAAAAGAACTTGAGATACGTCGTACATTAAGCGAAAGTCATTTATACAGTTCTGCTTTTGTTGTAGATAAATATGACACTGACGAAAACGGAGTTCCACAGCGCATAGAACTTATTGGTGCTGGTTGGGGACACGGTGTAGGCTTATGCCAGATTGGTGCAGCTGTAATGGGCGAAAAAGGTTATGATTATAATGACATTCTGCTGCATTATTATAAAGGTGCAGAGATTGAAAAACTATATAAATAG